The window TTAAAAGTCACAGATTTAAAGGCCACCATGACACAAAGTATTTGAAGGCTCCTATCTTACTAATTTTATGACAAACTAAAACATTCAGTTCAGTCACAATAGACCATGTCACATCCTTTGGCTGAATGTGCAAAGTTggatgacaaattaaaaaaatatatgatgcTATAAATGTCGGTTTTCAATAAGACCGATTTCCCCTTCGGAAATAAATATGAACCTTTCCATAAAGTATATGATAAATCTGTGCCACAGCCTATGCTAACGATAATGCCAATGAAAGCTGATGCGTACTACGATGTATCAGGGAAAAAAATAGCTAAGGTCTCACTTTCACTGTCCCAACTACATGCTGCTGGTTgggcattttattttcaaacatctAAATTATGCTCTGACCCAAGTTATACGACTCCAAACAAGTAAATTAGCGCGGAATCCATCTCAATGCTAACTGGAAAACATATGGGTCGTGTGCTAACGATGCCTTCATCATTAGCTATGAATCAAGTTTATCAACAAACATGCGGACGATGTATCCCTCATAAGCACAGTTAGAGCTATATTTCGTAATATTCACTCACAAGTATGTTCAGTATGAAAAGCAAATATATTAACCGCTGACTACGCttatgtttttaagtttaaagtAAGTCCATTTAACTATTAATGCTTGTTCTAAGTCAGTTAGCCGATTAGCATTTTGGTTGCTCACCGTGTTGGGAAAATGAATGGAGCATGCGTGCGCTACTTAGCAATGCTAGCTACTTCGCTAAATTGCTCAACGTTATTAATAGCTGTCTAAATAACTGCACCTTTCATGGCATGGTAATAACGTCCTCTTTTGATCTAGTACAAGTGCTAAACGGGAGACAGCATTTTTTAAAGGCgacattaaaatcaaacttcCCCGTGGTGAGACTGCGTGCTCATCGCCGTGCGGCCTGTTAGCACGCTGCTGGACAAGCAGCCGCTAGCTGCTGGGCGCGATTTCTTTCCGCTACTTCTGATCataacaacaaatataaaaacagcgaacatcaaaataaaactcacctgACTCCTGCGCTGGTAGTGACCGGGGGGAGGGTTGGGGTTGTAAGGGTAGAAGGGGAGAGGTTCGGGAGGGTAGAAACCCGGGGGAGAGTTTAGAGAGGACTCGGGGAAGAGGGAAGAGTGATGTGAGATCGAGCTCCACTCCTTtacacaaagacaacaaaatcaTCACCTCTGAACTTTCCCCTTTCACCCAACCCAAACCCCCATCCGAGTATGACCCGAGGACTCCCCAAAATCACGTCCctaataaaaaagttatagcaGCACATTCGAGCGACATTATGCTACAATATGGCAGGTTAAAGGAAagaatttcattaaaaaaaaacaagttattgCGTATAATAGAAACATTATtgcattgtttttaaaacagcaagGAGCAGCTGTCTAAAGTAACCGATGACCGACATGTTTTACACGTATTTAAGCATTATTTATCAAATAAACGTATGCTTCATAAGTGTGTCTGATATGTTCATATTTACAAACTTCAATAAAATACTAATTTATAGGGCCACTAGTGGGCGCAAAGTGTATTACAACTGTTTATAActtcaattatttattatcCTGGGGACAACACAAACATCTTAGACTTCTCATTTACACGTATTTATTAAGCAGGATTAATTGAAGGTCCTTTATATGTAATTACAATTAGTGCAGATACAAAGCAGTGAAGAATGATGTTTCTCTGCAGTCATGTACAGTgataaacataaaattaaaaaagaaaataaaatcagtagGCCTAAATGAAGACATTCATCGGTATCATCTCCACCTCTAAGTTAATCtttctgagaaagaaaaaacatatttacattttttttggttttactaAATCACAATGTTAGATTTTCTCTAAAATCCGAAGATTAATCTGTTTATTAAGAAAAGTTGTGTGCAGATTGCTGTATTCCCTCTTCAGAATATTTCAATATGTTTGCACACTAGTGTATGTATTTTTACtattaaacagaaaacataaatacagaaaGTTTGACATGAACACCATAAAAATCATGAAATGTTAGAGTGCCAATAAAGATTAATGCTGTGTGGATGCTCACATCCTATGCATACATTTTTAGTGTTGTAGCATATAATAGATGTGATAAAACACTATATTTTCCATAAATCctgttaaaagtgaaaacaattgtgtttgagtgtttatGATTTATACTGAGGCTGCTCTTTTGTGAAGCAGCATTTCTGAGAAAGCCGTGTTTTTTCGAACTGGTGGTCTCAGTCTGAgtcactgctactgctgctgctactgctgctgctggaggactgtggaaaaaagagaaaaattatatgtgtttaatttcatttaagCTGCATTATACAAATGCAAACTTTGCACTACAATCGTTATGATCTAGGTGAAAGGTTGGGAATAACCACCCATTATTCATTAAGTAGACAGGGTTATATGAGTCATGCGATGGTCAAGTGGAAGGAATGTTATTATCATCTATTTTCAAGGCTCGGTGGCTACAAATCTGTCGTAAGTGATTGTAATGGATCATagattttcagtttcatctcGCCGACAATCTTCCCAGAAGATCAAAAAGAGGTGTTTAAGATGAAGGTTTTAATCTGTAAATTCTCagcctagtttttttttttttatacctgttttattgtcattattctATGGctataaaatgagaaaatagaattaagatgtatgtatgtgcttgCATAGGGTTTTGCAATACAAACCCAGTTGCTCTGTCTTGTATAAATTCCCAGATGCCTTTAGAGGTCACTATATCAAAACTTTTTTGTAGCAGTGCATATTTCTGCTAATGTGAGGTTTTTACCTGGTGAATTAGTCAATGCTTGCTGAGTTTGACATGATAAATCTCCTGAGtaattatgaataatttaatgtaatgaaaaattgattagattttctGCCTGACAGAAAAGTACACTTTGACAAATCAATTAgccatttaatgtttttttcacaattttcttaCTATTTGGCTGGATAATTAATGTTTAAATTAATCTTGCAGTTGCAGTGTCATATACAACACACAAGGTATGGAGAAGGAATTACTTCTATTACATTACTATctctcagctctgtgagacGTGGGAGACCTGGGGATCACAGGCGTTGGCAGGTTCAAGTTACATCTTCTTATCTAGTTTTAGCATTAATGTTTCACCTGAAGGAGGGGCCATTATCAACAACTCTTTCACGGTTTACCTTTATACCCAGTCTCACCTTGCCGTGTTTGTGGTGCCCATGCTTGTGGCTCTTATGTcctttcttcatcttcttcttcatctttttgtgGGCTTTGTGTCCAACCATCCCCATTCCCGCTCCTGCCAATCCTCCGGCTAACGCTCCAGCCATTGGATTCATCCCTCCATGATGACCTTTATGGTGACCCCCTTTTGGAGAGTGCGGGTATGGTCCTGGGAGAACACCTCCAGGAGGGACCACTGGATATCCACCTGGAGCCATAGGGTAAGGATGAGGTCCTGGAGCTCCATAAGGCATCACCCCAGGAGGTGCATTCGGAACCATAGCTGGGTTCATACCAGCTGGGTACTGGCCAGGTGGGTAAGCTGGATTTGGAGGCTGGGGGAAGACTCCTGAAGCAGGTGCAGCAGGATATGCAGGGTTGTAACCAGGAGGGTAGGCAGGGTTTGGTGGTCCCACTGGAGGGGGAGGTCCTGATACACATAAAAGTAGATGCACACCTTATACTTAAAAACACCTATATTATAAAACAGGTATAAACAAGTCATGAAACATGCTGGTTATGTGTGATATCCCACCTTGATTTGGCCACATGTTTTTTGACCTGGCAGGTCAAACACTTCAGGGAGAAACCTGcagaaactgaaaaattaaatgcAGTGAATATTTAGTAACATTGcattacatgtaaaaacaaaaaacaaaaaaaaagaagtttgtcAACAGTCCTGTGGTTGATCATGTGAGATGATACCTTGAGTATTTGTCACTACATCTAGTTGTTACAGTCTCTATGTGCTGCATGCTGCATAAAACAAGTATTGTAGGTAATGCGCTTACTTTGTTATAAAACTTTATTACAACTAACAAAACACTTGAATCACAAAATCACAGTTCATGACGTTATAACATCATGTCTAAATGATGGTCTAATCCCTCAATAACCACCTGTAGTATCGCaacattttctccatttaaCTCTGTATTGCAGGTATGATATGAcagaaatcacaaaaaacaGGTGTAACTCATCTCAATGTTGTAGTTTCAGCTTTTTTTGTTCCATACACGCCACGTGTAATCACTGTTTGACAATGGTTAGATTTCAAAGGCTTACCTTGGAAACTTGCCTCGGGTCTGGGTAAGTTTCTCAAGAATTCAGACTAAGCTtcgtctgtgtttttcttccgCATTgaactgaacagcagcagcagcagcagcaaaaaaaaaaaaaagtatcaggAAGCCACGCCCGTTGTTACGCACATTACGCAATGACGAAATTCCTGTAGTCTTTGAATGAGAAGCTGATCTACTAGTTTCTTTGGTACAAAACACAATGATAATGAAatgacaggcaggcaggcacacacacacacgcacgcacgcacctacgcacgcacgcacgcgagcacgcacacacacacatacacacacacaatactgtcAAAATCAATTGACAGCTCATTATCAATTGTCAAAATGAACAATATAAAACTAAActagtaaaattaaatataatatatgaaactAAACTAGTTCACAACATCGTCAAAAATGAACTATGTTCctattacatatattatatgacatggatgtaaactgcaaaGAGAGGTGATAATTCAAGCTTTTaataaaagtaccaatacagaCATTTAGACATTTCATGATAGGAAAAGCACTGCTGCAATTAATAACAATGATGATGGCTACATTCAATTTACGAGTCAGGCAAGTAAGTTTAGTAAAGGCCTTTTTGACAGCACAGTTTGACTTATCATAGTAGGAGAAGTAtaggtgtaactaataacattaacgacTGACTGTTCTTTTGACGTGTCTAAGTGAACCatgacagagtgacagtgagcTAGCATGgacaataccaggaccctgacaCTGaggcagctaaatggaatttagcctcattaattttattattcacacctgtgcttttcttaaGTGCATGCTAGCTTACTGGTGTGGCTTACTACAGAATTTAGATATCACAGAGCCCTAATTAACAGTATTAGCTCCACgtgtgatttttctgtttggACAGGCCAATTTTTCTGCAATGaaattagaagaaaaacaaaatcagtggGCCTAAATAAAGACACGCAATAGATGTATCACATCCACCTCTAGATTCAATTGTAATATTTaaactcatttacatttttctacttttaataaatcacaatgttagatttttttaaaatccaagGATTAATCTTTCTATTAAGAAAGTTGTGGGCACATTGCTTAATTCCCTCTTCAGAATTTTTCAATGTTTGCACACTAGTGTATGCGTTTTTACTGTTTAACAGAAATCATAACTACATAAAGTTTGATCTGAAAcaccataaaaataaataagtaagaaattttaaatacattcaAGTGTTAAAAACAGCCCATAGGATATATGatcaaatactgtatttttaaataaatcctgttaaaaaatgacaaaaatgacacGTGTTTCTGATTTATATTAAGGCTGCTCTCTTGTGAAGCAGTATTTGTGTGAAAGCCATGTCTTCAACAGTTGGTTTCAGTCTGAgtcactgctactgctgctgctgctgctgctgctgctgctggagtactgtggagaaaaagagaaaaattatatttttgtaattgaaGTCCCACCCTTCTGTTAGTTTCATCTATAAAAAACTAAACCACTGCTGTATGTTAAACTCCTGAAAGCACCAGCCTTAACTGAACCTGTTCAAACCGACATGCAAGCTCTATCTTAGATAGTCAAAtgcagagtgacagagaaagcCCCACATCATGTTTCCAAAGAAGATTAACTGGACTAACTGGAATTAGCTGCAGGGTTATATTAAACACACAAGGTGTAGAGAAGGAATAGCATTACTATCCCTCAGTTATGTGCTCACACAAGCCAGTATCATGTTTTATAATATAAACTAGTGACTGTTCATCTTAAGGATGATAAGATCAAATAATGATCATATATATACCCATGTTATAGTAGAATGGAAATCATGTTGATTCCCAACAGTACTGTGTTTCACTGCCTGTGTTGCACTTTGTGCTTGTTGATTCATGACTGCAATTATGTGTTTGGTGGAAAGTGGTGAAATGAAGTTGGAGgccagagttttttttttttaatctagtATTGGCATTAATGTTCCACCTACAGGAAGGGCCATTTCAAACTACTCTTACACAGTTTACCTTTAAAACCCAATCTCACCTTGCCATGTTTGTAGTACCCATTGTGCCACTTATGTgctttcttcatcttcttcttcatctttttgtgGGCTTTGTGTCCAACCGTTCCCATAACCATTGCTGTCAATCCTCCGGCTAACGCCCCAGACATGGGATTCATCCCTCcatgatgatgatatttgtAGTGGCCGTGATGGTGACCCCATTTTGGAGAATGTTGGTATGTGGGTTTTGGGTGAAAGCCTCCAGGAGGGATCATTGGATATCCACCTGGAGCCATAGGGTAACGATGAGGTCCTGGAGCTCCATAAGGCATCACCCCAGGAGGTGCATTCGGTACCATAGCTGGGCTCATACCAGCTGAGTAACAGCCAGGTGGGTACGCTAGATTTGGAGGCTGAGGGAAGACTCCTGGAGGAGGTACAGCAGGATATGCAGGGTTGTAACCGGGAGGGTAGGCAGGGTTTGGTGGTCCCACTAGAGGGGGAGGTCCTGATACACATAAAAGCACATGCACACCATATTCTTTTAGAACACTTGTATTATAATACTGGTataaaaaactaattaaatattataattatatgcGTGTTATATCCCACCTTGATTTGGCCACATGCCCTGACAGGTCAAACCTGGTGAAACTGTGAGAAATTAAATGCAATGAATATTTAGTAAAAACAATGTTCAACCAAAATATAGTTTCCAATATTACAATCCTATAAAACTGATTTCTACAGTCAATTAACACTGATTAATTCTGTCAGTTGTTTATGACAATTAAACAATAgtgaaaaatgaacataatttcccaaagcccaagAATTAACAGAGTGTTcccaaaaaaaatcagaaaaaaataggTCTAATTAACTGTTCCATACACGTAATCACTGTTTATCAATGGCTAGATTTCACAGGCTTACCTTGGAAACTTGCCTCAGGTTCTGGAGAAGTTTGTCAAGAAATCAGACtaagctctctctctgtgtttgtcttccaCACTGAACTGAACACCAGCAGCAATAAAAGCATCAGGAAGCCACGCCCGTTGTTAAAGGCTACACACATTATTTACGTAATGGAGAAATTCCTACAGGCTTTGAATCAGAAGTTGATCTACTAGTTTCTATGGTACAAAACACAATGGTAATAGAATGACACgcaggggacacacacacaaaaccacacacatacagctggCTTGAAATGATTGTTAACGCCTGTGAATCATATACTCCAATATCACACATACATCCATTACATCATGGATCAACAGTTTTGTAAACAGCTGGTCTCACAACACAGAGCTTTtctattgttttaattattccatctttacaaaaacaacaaagatgtTGATCAGAAAAACTAAATACTTTATTTAGGCTCAACAGTTTTTATACAAATACCAACACAGACATTTAGACAAGCACTGCTGCAATTAATACCAATAATGATGGCTGCATTCACCTTAGATGTGTCAGTTTCCAGGATACAGGTAAAGGCCTTTTTAACAGCAGTTTGACCTGTCATTGTAGGAGAAGCACAgctgttactaataacattaacgatgaCTCTGTTCTGTTGACGTGTCCCAGTGAACCATGACAGTCTGACGGTGAGCCGACatgaacaataccaggaccctcGCCTcgttaatttcattatttacacctgtgctctTCTTACTACGACATGAAACAAAAACGCGATTTGTGCATGCAAGCTTACTGGTGTGGCTTACTAGAGTACTTAAATATAACAGAACTCACTTTGCTGCTATGACAAGCCAAAATGcctattattttaatttaactaGTAGCtgtaagtatatattttttgattattattatctaaaTACAAAGCAAAAATTATACATCACAGTAACATAAAATTGGGCGCATTTCTTTTCAATCTCAATAATTTACAATGTATAATGTACCTGGATTCAAATTTATTAACAAAATTGTAAGTACCTAATAGAAGGAAAGCGAGTAATAGATCCTTCTGATTAAAAACTCTGATAAAAGTAGTGGCACAAAGAGAATAATGCAAATGCTTAATGTGTAGACTACAGCAATGTTaacctggaggaaaaaaagaaaagtcatggAGAGAAACAAGACTGAAGAGAGACTAATCTGTCTGCAACACACTGAGCTGTCAGTCGAGCGTCCGGGTCACAGTCCCAGCAATCGGTCAGGAGCTCCTGTAGTGCAGATCCCTGAAAagtcaacacatacacaaacagtgtTTCAggtcactgaaacacaaaatacaaaaactatATGTCCAAGTAATAAGCAGGGATAGGATACCTGTGGTAACAGCCCCCAGTGTTCAGGTATGGCGAGTCTCTTGTCCATGTTAGACACGTACGTGATGAGGCTCTCCAGTGTTACATTACCCCCCAGCTCAGATTCATAAGGTAACAGATGCTCTGGAACAATACTGCCTGCAGGTGGAGACATCGGTATGAATTTTAACATCCTTATTATCATACTGGAGATAAGGTATATGCAGTGTACAGAGATGCAGGGTTAAAACAGAGCAGTAATCCTGACTAAATAAACGATTTCCTACTTGCACAATCGAAAAAACAATGCCTGAAGATCATTCTCCTTCCTGTTAAGAACTTTTCAGTTTCAAGAGCACCTAAAGGTTTCCTCTTACTGCATGGGAAAATGTTATAACAAATTGAATCATTTTGCTTCTGTAGTCTTTTTGGATGTGATTGTTATTAGAAAAATAAGTTATAAAATAACTATTATGATGCATGTTGTTCTTGACAGATTAAATGCTCATAACTGACTAGAATTACTGTGAATTAAAATAGCGTTTTCAAGGGTGAAGAGAGTGCACACTCATCTCAGTTACAGATGGTTTTTCATGAATATTCTCGATacctggttgttttttttacctgatcACTCTGAAAGGAAGTTTACCTTCAAATAAGTCAGAGCAGCGCATCCAGATCTCCCACAGAAGCAATCCCAAAGCATAGATGTCCCCCTGCATGAGACACAAGCTGCTGCCGAGGTTTACAGAGCCTTCCAGGAACTCAGGGGGCATGTAGCACAGTGTGCCCAACTGAGGATGATCCAGTAGATggacagaaatgtgaaattctTTAGTGAGCTGACAGTTCCCTTTTTCATGATTTCGCTGCACTGTAAATTAACAGTAGTAAGTTGCGGCTCCACCCAAGTCTCACCTTCATGTTTGCCGTGCTGCTCTGCCAGCTGTGAGGACCTGAGCAAGAACGCAAGATGGTGGAGCTTCCAAAATCACACAGGACACAGGTACCATCAGCTCTCACAAGCACATTGGAGCTGCTGAGGTCTCCATGGGCCACAGGCGGTTTATGCTCATCTGCAGGAGAAGAGACACATCGGTGGTAACAAAGAACCTCAGAGTAACAGATAAAGGGTTTAAGGAACCATTGAAGCTGGGTAACATCTCTGTACATGAGTCTACTGTACGGAATATGCAAAGAGCACCTTGACACTCCACATGGTCTGATGAAACTAAGGTTGAATTGTTTAGGAAGAGCATGCAGCTCTATATGTATGGTGTAAGGCGGAGGTTCACCTATTCTTTCCACAAGTACTGTGGATGCTTAATGGCTGTgttcaacacacagacacaaaagattttataattgtttgtgtgatattagcttAAGCTCATTCTGTTTGTCTGTACTTGGGAGTTACATGaaaatcagatcacattttCTGACCAATCATTCTGGCCGTTACCATAGTTGCAAAGGTCAGAGTGGAGATAGGAAAGTCCCTGCGATAAAGACTGGCACAACTTCAGTGACAGCATCCAGTTGGTGGTGTGTTCACACAGAAAGGAATGGAGAGAACCCTGAAATCAGAGGGACACCAATTACTGATGCACAAGAATACGAACCTTAAAGAGTTTGGCCACATTGGCTTCACATATCGGCTATAATAAAGATATAGGTGTGAGAGGATTTTGCAAGATAGACTGTAGATGATGAGCTATGTTCAAAGTGTATGTAATCATGTATGGATGGTATCCACCTCGACAGTGTGCATGCAGCTCTCAACAGAAGAAATGCTTATTATCCTGATCAGAACAATGGGAACACACTGGTCCATAGATATGAAGTGACTGCAAAGTTACATGCGCCATTTATATGGAAGCAAAGAAAGGCAGCTGATTTTTCAATTTGAATGTTGGTGTATGAAGTTCACCAGTGTTATGTGATGTTGTGAATTGACTTGAATTTTTAGATCTGAAAATGAGAATAAGAAATACTTGAATGATATAAATTCAGTGGtattcaaatttcaaaatttGGAATTTAAGATTAGGTATTCACTTTCTTATAAGAGACAAATACTTATGGACTTTTTTCTGCTTCCTCACCCTGACTCCTTCTCCCTGTTCCTTGAATACCTTTTGATGtcttataaaacagaaaaacgcACAACTCATTTTCATGGTTGCCACTTACGTGTTCAGCAAACTGCAAAAGAATGAGCCAACTACCATCCGGTTTCCTCCCAGTGCCCAGGAAGTGGAGAATCCCAGCATGCTTCATCAGTGGTAGCTCATAAACCTCCTTCTCTGCAGTAAATTTATGTTCCCAGCCTGCAGGGAAAACTTTCACAGCCACCATGGATCCTTGGTATTTCCCCTGGCAAACAGTTGCAAAATACCCACGGCCCACAATCTGGAAAATGTATAAACATATGGGTAAAAGTCTGTCTGATTTACCAATACTTTGCACACTGCAAATCATACATTATAAATCCATTTGATATCTAGGCTTACCCGCTGTAGTTCAATGTCGTCTACATCAATCTCAgaggtttttgttgtttggcagGAACACAGCGTTGAGACACTATAATCACGAGGGCAGGCTTGTTGATTCTCCTCTAAAATAATGAAAGTAGATGGGTCTTGTAATTCAAACTCATTCCTTGAAGGTAATAAagtcacatttcattttaaaattgccTGGCTGAATAGCAACCGACAAGACAGAGAAAGTCTGATTGAAGAGTAACAAAGAGAGGACACAGGTAAAAGGGAGTATCATAGCAGAGAACACCAAGGTCAGTCCAGCACAAAGAGTGAAACACTTCCAAGGTCAAACAAAGACATCATGAGAACAgaatctgcatttaaaaaatgtggaaacgTGGCTGAagaatgtttttctctgatcctttgaaaagcagagaggatatttgatacaaaacaacacaaattgaaaatgaaactcATATTCTAGTGAAAGTAATAGAGCTGAATACAAAGCTTACTTTTGTTTCTGAAGAGGCATTTGGCAGCAGTGATCATGAAGCACAGGACGAGCAAAGTTCCAATCAGAATCATTATACCAACTTTAATGAATTCCCctataaagacaacaaaaagcAATATTATTTCAAAGTTATATAACTTATATAAGAGTTAATATTTTATGTGAATGATGAATAGCGCCTATTTTAATGCAGTGCATTCGTCAAATTAATGTATAACTATGTGAGAGGAAACATATTCAATTTATGTGCAATCTGATAGGAAGAGTAAGTCTAAATTTTTACTAATTAAGTGAGTATAGCATGTTGAAAATACTATGAAAGGAAACACAGCAATAGCTTTAGTATAATCTTTTTTCAGCTGAATTGAGTttcagattttcaaaataaacaaggAAAATCTTTTTGGAGGAGACAAGGGTGGAGGTACGGCGGTAGATGTCTTCTGTAACAATGATAACATATCTCACTCtggtaaaaatgtcagaataatatTTTATGACTATGTGGGTTGCACCTGATAGTCGCCGCCTGGATAGCAATATTATTATGATCATACCTTCAGAATAAGAGTAGGTGAGTCGAGGCTGCTCTGAGTGTGGGGACCAAGTGACGTTGCTATTGCAGAGGTCAGTGTTGCAAACACATTTAATGACGTGACTGTTAAGCAGTGTTTGTGCTTTGCAGGTCGCATCCGGGCAAGACTTTTCAGCCACATCACAAGCTGCCAAAGAAAAATCAGTAACACAATAGacaatttaaagaaaacacagaacagagaacTACACTATGCCTATAGACTCAACTATGTTTATTACATATTAGACCAAATAAATCACAACAAGTAACCAATATCAGCTCTGATATTGATTAGCTTTGAGACTTCAATTAGATTTTAAATCAAgtgcataaaaaatgtttatgagTCTTTATAATGGCACAACAACAATCCAGCATGTAGTCAAGTCCAATTCATAAGCACCTAATCAGATTTAAGGTCTCTCACCAAGGACGTCGACCTCTGGCCGGCCGTTGATGATCAGAAAATATCCCACACAGCAGTGGGTGTTCTCACAGACCTGCACCGAGCCACTCACATTTCCAACAGTCGTGtatttgttgttctgttgtgtaTTTGTCGTTCTGTTCACTTGGAATACACACCATCTCTTCTGAAGTAAAAACTGGTTGGACATACAGATAAAGATGCATTCTgcggaagaggaggaaagactCTGATTGTCTACCGTTGCACTCACAGTTTGTCTTTCTGGTGAGCAATATTTTCTAAATGCTTCTTTAAAATAATAGCTACAAGTTGCAGTTTTATCCTGAAGTCTTAGGGTGTGAAGGACTAACCTTCTTTTATGATGAGAGGATTTATTGGCGACAATATCACTTATAACATTATTACaatttttgaatttatttacaCAGGCAATCAACTTCATTGTATTGAGCTGAAACAAGTAGAATACTCAATACACAGAGCGCACATATCTATCAAAG is drawn from Seriola aureovittata isolate HTS-2021-v1 ecotype China chromosome 2, ASM2101889v1, whole genome shotgun sequence and contains these coding sequences:
- the LOC130176027 gene encoding anti-Muellerian hormone type-2 receptor-like isoform X1; its protein translation is MIMERWRVILAVECIFICMSNQFLLQKRWCVFQVNRTTNTQQNNKYTTVGNVSGSVQVCENTHCCVGYFLIINGRPEVDVLACDVAEKSCPDATCKAQTLLNSHVIKCVCNTDLCNSNVTWSPHSEQPRLTYSYSEGEFIKVGIMILIGTLLVLCFMITAAKCLFRNKKENQQACPRDYSVSTLCSCQTTKTSEIDVDDIELQRIVGRGYFATVCQGKYQGSMVAVKVFPAGWEHKFTAEKEVYELPLMKHAGILHFLGTGRKPDGSWLILLQFAEHGSLHSFLCEHTTNWMLSLKLCQSLSQGLSYLHSDLCNYDEHKPPVAHGDLSSSNVLVRADGTCVLCDFGSSTILRSCSGPHSWQSSTANMKLGTLCYMPPEFLEGSVNLGSSLCLMQGDIYALGLLLWEIWMRCSDLFEGSIVPEHLLPYESELGGNVTLESLITYVSNMDKRLAIPEHWGLLPQGSALQELLTDCWDCDPDARLTAQCVADRLVSLQSCFSP
- the LOC130176027 gene encoding anti-Muellerian hormone type-2 receptor-like isoform X2: MVCIPSEQNDKYTTEQQIHDCWKSCDVAEKSCPDATCKAQTLLNSHVIKCVCNTDLCNSNVTWSPHSEQPRLTYSYSEGEFIKVGIMILIGTLLVLCFMITAAKCLFRNKKENQQACPRDYSVSTLCSCQTTKTSEIDVDDIELQRIVGRGYFATVCQGKYQGSMVAVKVFPAGWEHKFTAEKEVYELPLMKHAGILHFLGTGRKPDGSWLILLQFAEHGSLHSFLCEHTTNWMLSLKLCQSLSQGLSYLHSDLCNYDEHKPPVAHGDLSSSNVLVRADGTCVLCDFGSSTILRSCSGPHSWQSSTANMKLGTLCYMPPEFLEGSVNLGSSLCLMQGDIYALGLLLWEIWMRCSDLFEGSIVPEHLLPYESELGGNVTLESLITYVSNMDKRLAIPEHWGLLPQGSALQELLTDCWDCDPDARLTAQCVADRLVSLQSCFSP
- the LOC130176037 gene encoding proline-rich protein 13-like; translated protein: MWPNQGPPPLVGPPNPAYPPGYNPAYPAVPPPGVFPQPPNLAYPPGCYSAGMSPAMVPNAPPGVMPYGAPGPHRYPMAPGGYPMIPPGGFHPKPTYQHSPKWGHHHGHYKYHHHGGMNPMSGALAGGLTAMVMGTVGHKAHKKMKKKMKKAHKWHNGYYKHGKYSSSSSSSSSSSSSDSD
- the LOC130183042 gene encoding proline-rich protein 13-like, producing the protein MWPNQGPPPPVGPPNPAYPPGYNPAYPAAPASGVFPQPPNPAYPPGQYPAGMNPAMVPNAPPGVMPYGAPGPHPYPMAPGGYPVVPPGGVLPGPYPHSPKGGHHKGHHGGMNPMAGALAGGLAGAGMGMVGHKAHKKMKKKMKKGHKSHKHGHHKHGKSSSSSSSSSSSSDSD